A single Cottoperca gobio unplaced genomic scaffold, fCotGob3.1 fCotGob3_92arrow_ctg1, whole genome shotgun sequence DNA region contains:
- the LOC115006294 gene encoding LOW QUALITY PROTEIN: multimerin-2 (The sequence of the model RefSeq protein was modified relative to this genomic sequence to represent the inferred CDS: deleted 1 base in 1 codon; substituted 2 bases at 2 genomic stop codons), whose amino-acid sequence MDFLAGEQEVLKLLCGFQDFFLQLSMQGCITNEMCCLKAAGGGGLLHSAVWSGADMTSVGELVLLLGLLVSVHCEVRARDPEEEEEGGRGGAASPPHLERLHPGATETPPLGERGNYPARTGNWCALVQSREVTVAVACGTEKYTIKSQSLCPSRRPDCQLVMYKLSTRPVYRQKQQIFTALLWRCCPGHGGHNCEDTVSDAQLDSGSSALIGGPVRTELQAPGVQARLQQQRSDLNRIQNDRQALYDHLDPQDHQNHQDPPNPQDHQDHQNPPNHQDHKDYQKSQDPPNHQDPQDPLNPQDHQDPPNPQDPPNHQDPQDPLNPQDPLNPQEHQNPQDPLNPPNPQDPPYSQKHQDPPNPQEHQNPQDTLNPQDHQDPPNPQDPPNHQDPQDPLNPQDHQDPPNPQDPPNHQDPQDPLNPQDPPNPQDPLNPQDHQDSAKPLEPLKPQDHQHPLNPQDHQDPLNPQDPQDHQDPEEHQDLPNPHDHQDLQHNSTQPALLDPELLLPAVEEVYATPYPEAPTAVMMAQVMSQLQPLLEGFNRSLVHLSRQVGDLARDVAQLKSGPLGVEMQAGPPVAPELDEAAEERLEAKLDEAFEYVREVRRQMESQRTDVEHRLHSQHAMLHYNLTSFKTDIDMKLKRHQKMLQVSLQAMNASLTELKLDQDQIPEHQLEGLPPPPSLPPRLDFTLTVSRSNSNLESFVTXYKDTRSNSKHEADRLXNINVDVVVQVQQLRRDVKQLEKHINRTARTSQVQFMETGLEVEAAREAVLRRVGDLAGNITQQGKRLQEMDVDVDYLYEFFYKPNSTGDCDCKGLKATVAQLERGVANVTELANENRLALDEDGEGGAGQWSGDWEPAVETLQHGLQQVQDSVSSEQSRTRTLEFGLTAALADVSGLKEADRKLTEEMQRLSASFKSLLTDAIRHSDVLELLLGEEVLEFLEWPVQDQEAHSIPTLKEQLRLLQEQLGGRREQPGGREEVPSADQPSSSSFSPLLPDAWLPGSMRRSGGGVAARERQQLLLQPEGRRPQNGGDGGDLWKLEKEVEELRLQVLRLQEKPCNTSAEREAPHSLQAELRWLKRGLEEHLRVFKNVFSNADVLVGSDATLELDKLWQLVKSREEKKDRKRGGTHRSRREASAAVPVSLSGGSLLLVARSPLSVSSDIVFDVSQHRAQLYSDTGTFTAPLSGIYLFLLTLDLRPGPAHVVLRRRSGGAPVSLHRQEVTEAAGPVTGVGLLPLREGERVRLELKRGAWAESEDNVFTVLLLHATT is encoded by the exons gaactGGTGTGCCCTCGTGCAGAGTCGTGAGGTCACTGTGGCGGTGGCGTGTGGAACAGAGAAATACACCATCAAGTCTCAGAGTCTGTGTCCAAGCAGGAGGCCCGACTGTCAGCTGGTCAT GTACAAACTGTCCACCCGGCCGGTCTACAGGCAGAAGCAGCAGATCTTCACCGCTCTGCTGTGGCGCTGCTGTCCAGGACACGGAGGACACAACTGTGAGGACACAG TCTCTGATGCACAGCTGGACTCTGGGAGCTCGGCTCTGATTGGAGGACCAGTGAGGACAGAGCTCCAGGCTCCAG gtgtgcAGGCTCGGCTCCAGCAGCAGCGCAGTGACCTAAACCGGATACAGAACGACCGTCAGGCATTGTACGATCACCTGGATCCCCAGGACCACCAGAACCACCAGGACCCACCAAATCCCCAGGATCACCAGGACCACCAGAACCCTCCGAACCACCAGGACCACAAGGACTACCAGAAATCCCAGGACCCCCCGAACCACCAGGATCCCCAGGACCCACTGAATCCCCAGGACCACCAGGACCCCCCAAACCCCCAGGACCCCCCGAACCACCAGGATCCCCAGGACCCACTGAATCCCCAGGACCCACTGAATCCCCAGGAGCACCAAAACCCCCAGGACCCACTGAATCCCCCGAACCCCCAGGACCCCCCATACTCCCAGAAGCACCAGGACCCCCCGAACCCCCAGGAGCACCAGAACCCCCAGGACACACTGAATCCCCAGGACCACCAGGACCCCCCGAACCCCCAGGACCCCCCGAACCACCAGGATCCCCAGGACCCACTGAATCCCCAGGACCACCAAGACCCCCCGAACCCCCAGGACCCCCCGAACCACCAGGATCCCCAGGACCCACTGAATCCCCAGGACCCCCCGAACCCCCAGGACCCACTGAATCCCCAGGACCACCAGGACTCCGCGAAACCCCTGGAGCCACTGAAACCCCAGGACCACCAGCACCCACTGAATCCCCAGGACCACCAGGACCCCCTAAACCCCCAAGACCCCCAGGACCACCAGGACCCCGAGGAGCACCAGGACCTCCCGAACCCTCATGACCACCAGGACCTCCAGCACAACAGCACACAGCCCGCACTGCTGGACCCGGAACTCCTCCTTCCTG CTGTAGAGGAGGTGTATGCGACCCCGTACCCAGAAGCCCCCACCGCCGTCATGATGGCCCAGGTCATGTCCCAGCTGCAGCCGCTCCTGGAGGGCTTCAACCGCTCCCTGGTGCACCTGAGCCGGCAGGTAGGGGACCTGGCCCGCGACGTGGCCCAGCTGAAGAGCGGCCCACTGGGGGTCGAAATGCAGGCGGGGCCCCCAGTCGCTCCGGAGCTCGATGAGGCAGCGGAGGAGCGCCTGGAGGCCAAACTGGACGAAGCGTTCGAGTACGTCAGGGAGGTCCGGAGGCAGATGGAGAGCCAGCGGACTGACGTGGAGCACAGGCTGCACTCCCAGCATGCAATGCTGCACTACAACCTCACCAGCTTTAAGACGGACATCGACATGAAGCTGAAACGCCACCAGAAGATGCTGCAG GTCAGCCTGCAGGCCATGAACGCCTCGCTGACTGAGCTGAAGCTGGACCAGGATCAGATCCCTGAGCATCAGCTGGAGggtctcccccctcctccctccctgcctccccgGCTGGACTTCACGTTGACGGTGAGTCGCAGCAACAGTAATTTAGAATCCTTCGTCACGTGATACAAAGACACTCGTTCCAACAGTAAACATGAGGCAGACAGactataaaacataaatgttgatgttgttgtgcAGGTGCAGCAGCTGCGGCGGGAcgtgaagcagctggagaagcaCATCAACCGGACGGCCCGGACCAGCCAGGTGCAGTTCATGGAGACGGGGCTGGAGGTGGAGGCGGCGAGGGAGGCGGTGCTGAGGCGGGTGGGCGACCTGGCGGGGAACATCACCCAGCAGGGCAAGCGGCTGCAGGAGATGGACGTGGACGTGGACTACCTGTACGAGTTCTTCTACAAGCCCAACTCCACCGGAGACTGCGACTGCAAGGGGCTGAAGGCCACCGTGGCACAGCTGGAGAGGGGCGTGGCTAACGTGACGGAGCTGGCCAATGAGAACAGATTAGCGCTGGACGAGGACGGAGAA GGGGGGGCGGGGCAGTGGAGCGGGGACTGGGAGCCGGCGGTGGAGACGCTCCAACATGGCCTCCAGCAG GTGCAGGACTCCGTGTCCTCGGAGCAGAGCCGCACCAGGACTCTAGAGTTCGGTCTGACGGCCGCGCTGGCCGACGTCTCTGGCCTGAAGGAGGCGGACAGGAAGCTGACGGAGGAGATGCAACGCCTGTCCGCCTCCTTCAAGTCTCTGCTGACGGACGCCATCCGACACAGCGACGTGCTGGAGCTGTTGCTGGGGGAGGAGGTGCTGGAGTTCCTGGAGTGGCCCGTCCAGGATCAGGAGGCGCACTCCATCCCCACCCTGAAGGAGCAGCTGAGGCTCCTGCAGGAGCAGCTGGGAGGCCGGAGGGAGCAGCCAG gaggcagagaggaggtcCCGTCTGCTGaccagccctcctcctcctccttctctcccctcctccctgaCGCCTGGCTCCCTGGCAGCATGAGGAGGAGTGGCGGAGGAGTTGCAGCCCGGGAGCggcagcagctcctcctccagcccgAGGGGAGGCGCCCGCAGAACGGAGGAGATGGCGGCGATCTGTGGAAGCtggagaaggaggtggaggagctgcgGCTGCAGGTGCTGCGGCTGCAGGAGAAGCCCTGCAACACATCTGCAGAGAGGGAAGCGCCGCACAGCCTGCAGGCGGAGCTGAGGTGGCTGAAGAGAGGTCTGGAGGAACATCTCAGAGTGTTCAAGAACGTGTTCAGCAACGCAGACGTGCTGGTGGGGTCGGACGCCACGCTGGAGCTTGACAAACTGTGGCAGCTGgtgaagagcagagaggagaagaaagacaggaagagaggaggaaccCACCGGAGCAGGAGGGAGGCCTCAG CTGCTGTCCCAGTCAGCCTATCAGGAGGCTCCCTGCTGCTCGTGGCTCGATCTCCTCTGAGCGTCTCGAGCGACATCGTGTTCGACGTGTCTCAGCATCGGGCTCAGCTTTACTCCGACACCGGCACCTTCACGGCCCCGCTCAGCGGGATCTACCTGTTCCTGCTCACCTTGGACCTGAGGCCGGGCCCCGCCCATGTGGTCCTGAGGAGGAGGTCGGGCGGAGCTCCGGTGTCTCTGCACCGCCAGGAGGTGACGGAGGCGGCGGGGCCCGTCACCGGCGTGGGCCTCCTGCCGCTGAGGGAGGGGGAGCGGGTGAGGCTGGAACTGAAGCGAGGAGCGTGGGCGGAGTCAGAGGACAATGTGTTCACCGTGCTGCTGCTCCACGCGACCACCTGA